Proteins encoded within one genomic window of Persephonella hydrogeniphila:
- the cheB gene encoding chemotaxis-specific protein-glutamate methyltransferase CheB, with protein MKKKVLVVDDSALVRRILTKILTDMGLEVDTAKDGKEAVEKALSKDYDLITVDIEMPHKNGIQVIKEIMDRKPTRILVISAYTTEDAQLTLEALDNGALGFITKPSKIGTSLQQIEEEIKQKVSEILKVPKFKILMNRKKASKLKEEFLNLKSIDTGSYDPKEDLKYILIGASTGGPRLIETIAVTLPENYPYPICVVQHMPVNFTKKFAERLNSLSKLNVVEASNGEEVVPGKMIIGKGGWHLHFSRRSTDNTVICKLAPNTAGRFFVPSVDEMFFSALEVIDPKKIMAILLTGIGDDGADGMVALKKAGAYTIAESEETAIVYGMPKEAYLRGGATKVLPFPEIVKEILRFGARDELQKV; from the coding sequence TTGAAGAAAAAAGTTCTTGTTGTTGATGACTCGGCACTTGTAAGGAGAATTCTCACAAAAATACTTACAGATATGGGGTTGGAAGTAGACACAGCAAAAGATGGGAAAGAGGCTGTGGAAAAAGCTCTTTCAAAAGATTACGACCTTATTACAGTGGATATTGAGATGCCCCATAAGAACGGTATTCAGGTTATAAAAGAGATAATGGACAGAAAGCCGACGAGAATTCTTGTTATCAGTGCCTACACTACAGAAGATGCCCAGCTTACTCTGGAAGCTTTAGATAACGGAGCCCTTGGATTTATCACAAAGCCTTCAAAGATTGGAACTTCTTTACAGCAGATAGAAGAAGAGATAAAACAGAAAGTAAGTGAGATACTGAAAGTGCCAAAGTTTAAAATACTGATGAACAGAAAAAAAGCATCAAAGCTAAAAGAAGAGTTTTTAAATCTGAAAAGTATAGATACCGGCAGTTACGACCCGAAGGAAGATTTAAAGTACATTCTTATAGGAGCCTCTACAGGAGGACCCCGATTAATAGAAACAATAGCTGTAACTCTACCGGAAAATTATCCATATCCAATATGTGTAGTCCAGCATATGCCTGTTAATTTTACAAAAAAGTTTGCTGAAAGACTTAACTCTCTAAGTAAATTAAATGTTGTTGAAGCATCTAACGGGGAAGAAGTTGTTCCGGGAAAAATGATAATAGGTAAAGGAGGATGGCATCTGCATTTTTCCAGAAGATCAACAGATAACACAGTTATATGTAAACTGGCTCCAAATACAGCAGGGAGGTTCTTTGTACCATCTGTAGACGAGATGTTTTTCTCAGCCCTTGAGGTTATTGACCCGAAAAAAATAATGGCTATACTTTTAACAGGAATAGGTGATGATGGGGCAGACGGTATGGTGGCTTTAAAAAAAGCCGGAGCGTACACTATAGCAGAAAGTGAAGAAACAGCAATAGTGTACGGGATGCCAAAAGAAGCTTATTTAAGGGGAGGTGCCACGAAAGTTCTTCCTTTTCCTGAGATAGTAAAAGAGATTCTTAGATTTGGAGCCAGAGATGAGCTTCAAAAAGTTTGA
- a CDS encoding chemotaxis protein CheW yields the protein MINILEFTVKDLLFGLRTEYIKYIFDIEHVKPAPLMPDYVAGFTVHGKYIYPLICMEKVLELSEECSDPVGKTAIAVDIDGNIYSLIVDEILKIQEIEETSSENDVVNFYNLQGRVLEEITPQFLRKKIKFPPVKQHVETDFLGKKETQKKGEISFMIFQLGDKWLAVNTDFVRKVEDIETVNITPVKEKEWIEGVFLVKGVPVKAGNMKKLLDIGNSSGSNLIILEKERKYFGLIVDEIIDIYTTEENRINRGSDTDSIFKDFFVYSNRAIPVISESFINEVLDKYSLEIEETEDEFFTKGKSKVDILVFRIGKEKLGLKMENLDEVLELKEVHFSSYPTENEFVKGIIAKGNESYYLISYESALKEKIDTDSEDTKILVITDKGFKVAVLISDIEDIISVPEENIAELEDDSLFIKGTVIDKKGGLLNLLNPRWIISRYGSTKPVKK from the coding sequence ATGATAAACATACTGGAGTTTACTGTAAAAGATCTTCTGTTCGGGCTGAGAACTGAATATATAAAGTACATATTCGACATTGAGCATGTAAAACCGGCTCCTCTTATGCCTGATTATGTTGCTGGATTTACAGTTCACGGAAAGTATATATATCCGTTGATATGTATGGAAAAAGTCCTTGAGCTTTCCGAAGAGTGTAGTGATCCTGTCGGAAAAACAGCTATAGCCGTTGATATAGACGGAAATATATACTCTCTTATTGTTGACGAGATACTGAAAATTCAGGAAATAGAAGAAACCTCTTCAGAAAATGATGTGGTGAATTTTTATAATCTACAGGGTAGAGTTCTTGAAGAGATCACGCCCCAGTTTCTTAGGAAGAAAATAAAGTTTCCACCGGTAAAACAGCATGTTGAGACAGATTTTTTAGGAAAAAAAGAGACGCAGAAAAAAGGCGAGATCAGCTTTATGATCTTTCAGTTAGGGGATAAGTGGCTTGCAGTAAACACAGATTTTGTTAGAAAAGTAGAGGACATAGAAACTGTAAATATAACTCCAGTTAAAGAAAAAGAGTGGATAGAAGGAGTATTTTTGGTAAAAGGCGTTCCTGTAAAAGCGGGAAATATGAAAAAACTCCTTGATATAGGTAATTCATCTGGTAGTAATCTGATTATTTTGGAAAAAGAGAGGAAATACTTTGGTCTGATTGTTGATGAGATTATTGATATATACACCACCGAAGAAAATAGAATAAACAGAGGAAGCGATACAGACTCTATTTTTAAGGATTTCTTTGTTTACTCTAACAGAGCTATTCCTGTTATATCAGAGAGCTTTATTAATGAAGTTTTGGATAAATACTCCCTTGAGATTGAAGAAACTGAGGATGAGTTTTTCACAAAGGGCAAAAGCAAAGTTGACATCCTTGTTTTCAGGATCGGAAAAGAAAAGCTTGGTCTTAAGATGGAAAATTTAGATGAGGTGCTTGAATTAAAAGAAGTACATTTTAGCAGTTATCCTACAGAAAACGAGTTTGTTAAAGGTATTATAGCAAAGGGTAATGAGTCTTACTATCTTATCAGCTATGAATCAGCTTTAAAAGAGAAGATAGACACAGATTCTGAAGATACAAAAATTCTTGTGATAACAGATAAAGGCTTTAAAGTGGCTGTTTTAATATCAGATATAGAAGATATAATCTCTGTACCTGAGGAAAATATAGCAGAATTAGAAGACGACAGTCTGTTTATAAAAGGTACAGTTATAGACAAAAAGGGAGGATTACTAAATCTGCTTAATCCACGCTGGATTATCAGCAGGTACGGCAGTACAAAACCTGTAAAAAAATAA
- a CDS encoding DUF4258 domain-containing protein, with amino-acid sequence MEIEYSQHFWEQLKERVKSSPVELTIEIIEDTIKNPDFIVEDRKPCREGRVKKIQGRCLKVVVEKEFNKLKVITIFWDRTLRRRGLCK; translated from the coding sequence ATGGAAATAGAATACTCACAACACTTTTGGGAACAACTTAAAGAAAGAGTAAAATCATCACCAGTTGAGCTAACTATAGAGATTATTGAAGATACTATTAAAAATCCTGATTTCATCGTGGAAGATAGAAAACCATGTAGAGAGGGGCGGGTAAAAAAGATACAAGGAAGATGTCTAAAAGTTGTTGTAGAAAAAGAATTTAATAAATTAAAAGTAATAACAATTTTTTGGGACAGAACCTTAAGAAGGAGAGGATTATGCAAGTAA
- a CDS encoding DUF2283 domain-containing protein: protein MQVKYDKDTDILTIKLSDKRPVESEHLVQQGIVIDYDENNNIIGLEIFDWSERKSIELPFKTKLATL from the coding sequence ATGCAAGTAAAGTATGATAAAGATACAGACATACTTACTATAAAGTTGTCTGATAAAAGACCTGTAGAAAGTGAACATTTAGTACAGCAAGGTATAGTTATTGACTATGATGAAAACAATAACATTATTGGTTTGGAAATATTTGATTGGAGTGAAAGAAAAAGTATAGAGCTTCCCTTTAAAACAAAATTAGCAACTTTGTAG
- the hemW gene encoding radical SAM family heme chaperone HemW, translated as MIEGVYIHIPFCNLKCPYCDFTSVAVNDRTLFGEYVKAVKKEVSLYRGEDFSVKSIYFGGGTPSLIEPEQIVSLINTILKEYRTENRVEITVEINPETYRYEQFRVLKEAGVNRISIGAQSFLEKNLRRLGRVHSPKDTVQTVEDALKAGFENISLDMIYGISGQSIKDLEKDLELFTSLPVKHISAYMLTAYDETPLGQMVKSGDYQMLGEDILLDMFKLIDEYLEMKGFKRYELSNWAKTDYMCRHNLLYWKRKEFLGLGVSAWSYVDNIRFGNTKNLSEYMEKVNKGKKPVVFKEVIDEEEEKKEKIFLGLRLVEGIELHLIENRMDFVNSIVNQNLAKIENNRLILTPEGIMLSNYISSRLI; from the coding sequence ATGATAGAAGGGGTTTACATACATATACCGTTTTGTAATCTGAAATGTCCTTACTGTGATTTTACCTCTGTAGCTGTAAATGACAGAACTCTTTTTGGAGAGTATGTCAAAGCTGTAAAAAAGGAAGTATCTCTGTACAGAGGGGAAGATTTTTCTGTTAAAAGTATATATTTTGGTGGTGGCACACCTTCTCTGATAGAACCGGAGCAGATAGTTTCTCTCATCAACACGATATTAAAGGAATACAGGACAGAAAACAGAGTAGAGATTACTGTAGAAATCAATCCGGAAACATACAGATACGAACAGTTTAGGGTACTTAAAGAAGCAGGAGTAAACAGGATAAGTATAGGGGCGCAGAGTTTTTTAGAAAAAAATCTGAGAAGGCTCGGAAGAGTTCATTCTCCTAAAGATACCGTGCAAACAGTTGAAGATGCATTAAAAGCTGGTTTTGAAAATATAAGTCTCGATATGATTTACGGTATATCTGGTCAGAGTATAAAAGATTTAGAAAAAGATTTAGAGTTGTTCACATCTCTTCCTGTAAAACATATATCAGCATATATGCTGACAGCCTATGATGAAACTCCTCTGGGACAGATGGTAAAAAGCGGTGATTATCAGATGTTAGGTGAAGATATACTCCTTGATATGTTTAAACTTATAGACGAGTATCTTGAAATGAAAGGATTTAAAAGATATGAGCTATCTAACTGGGCAAAAACTGATTATATGTGCAGACATAACCTTCTTTACTGGAAAAGGAAAGAATTTTTAGGGCTTGGGGTATCTGCGTGGTCTTATGTAGATAATATCCGCTTTGGGAATACAAAAAATCTGTCTGAGTATATGGAAAAGGTAAATAAAGGTAAAAAGCCTGTAGTTTTTAAAGAAGTAATTGATGAAGAGGAAGAGAAAAAAGAAAAGATATTTCTTGGTTTGAGACTTGTAGAAGGTATTGAACTTCATTTAATAGAAAACAGGATGGATTTTGTAAATAGTATAGTAAATCAGAATCTGGCAAAAATAGAAAACAACAGACTTATCCTTACACCTGAAGGTATTATGCTATCTAACTATATATCTTCACGTCTGATATAA
- a CDS encoding bifunctional diguanylate cyclase/phosphodiesterase, with protein sequence MANTADKPCLIEECVKNELFSGGNVGLFVVKNSPRWNFEDCSENIEEITGYSPQQIKDKNIGLLDLVHPEDKDTLIKDFQKARRKNEKVWDYSKVRLIHREGKTVWVSLRIHFVENESGRIPYFVGYIVDITEEVENRKLFETLTDFVPIGIFLQENERLIYVNKRSVDIVGYFPQEIYQMESFFNLIHPEDRHTVRKIIEMREQGYKGVMSYRIRLITKEGRPKWVQINSITIEYQNRILGLGTVQDIDRVVQLEFAKNLLSEINRMMLSIRDRDSLLEGVCEIFKEYGEFRGIAVFRVEDNRLSPECMYSRNNFLSRLENVDIPEKRILKIKKPLYLKDIEGLKDFDSWKEIMRKNGVDSLMLLPVIVDKKLEYVISVYIHGKDYYMDDVLDVFSEISKDISFAMKHIKQEEDLFYKEFFDSVTQVGNRTYLLKTLEKYTSRGRAFYLIVADIYNFRYINEKYGKEFGDKLLRELAQKLDKQLVYENVFRIGSDEFAIVSYATDIYSVVNKIKDIFEDISINNKRLSVGFNLGIVRYPDDGEDINELLIKGERTVEIAKKEGKNKIVFFDREKYETVVQTISIEEQLEKAIKKDEFILYFQPILSVKNNSIKAFEVLIRWKTEDGQIVLPEKFIQVAESTGQIKEIDKIVVLKVLKLIKKIENKKIKFPSKKGRFKNVSRVKFSVNITPRFIKEFVSFLTGLTEEDRKILSKNVVIELTERESFEVYTEKESINRLKKMGFKIAIDDFGTGYSSLSYISELKINYLKIDKIFINKMLSDRRVHRLVQSIINIARTFGIKTVAEGVETKRQLEELKKLGCDKYQGYYFSPPVSQEEFEKYIG encoded by the coding sequence ATGGCTAATACTGCAGACAAACCCTGTCTGATAGAAGAATGCGTAAAAAACGAACTGTTTTCTGGTGGGAATGTGGGACTGTTTGTTGTCAAAAACAGTCCCCGCTGGAATTTTGAGGACTGTTCTGAGAATATAGAAGAGATAACCGGATACTCACCACAGCAGATAAAAGATAAAAATATAGGTCTTTTGGATTTAGTACATCCTGAAGATAAAGATACACTTATTAAGGATTTTCAAAAAGCAAGAAGAAAAAATGAGAAAGTGTGGGACTACAGTAAAGTAAGACTCATCCACAGAGAAGGAAAAACTGTATGGGTATCCCTAAGAATACATTTTGTAGAAAACGAATCAGGGAGAATCCCGTATTTTGTGGGATACATTGTAGATATAACAGAAGAGGTAGAAAACAGAAAACTGTTTGAGACCTTAACAGATTTCGTTCCGATAGGAATATTCCTTCAGGAAAATGAAAGATTAATCTATGTGAACAAAAGATCTGTTGATATTGTCGGGTACTTTCCACAGGAGATATACCAGATGGAGAGCTTCTTTAATCTGATACACCCTGAAGATAGGCATACTGTAAGAAAAATTATAGAGATGAGGGAACAGGGATATAAAGGGGTAATGAGCTACCGTATCCGGTTGATAACAAAAGAAGGTAGACCTAAATGGGTTCAGATAAACTCTATAACAATTGAATATCAGAACAGAATATTAGGTCTTGGCACAGTTCAGGATATAGACAGGGTTGTCCAGTTAGAGTTTGCAAAAAATCTGCTTTCTGAGATAAACAGAATGATGCTTTCTATAAGAGACAGGGACTCCCTTCTTGAAGGTGTGTGTGAAATATTTAAAGAATATGGAGAGTTTAGAGGGATTGCTGTTTTCAGAGTGGAAGATAACAGACTTTCGCCTGAGTGTATGTACAGCAGAAATAACTTTTTAAGTAGATTAGAAAATGTAGATATCCCAGAAAAAAGAATACTAAAAATTAAAAAACCGCTTTATCTGAAGGATATTGAGGGGCTAAAAGATTTTGATAGCTGGAAAGAAATTATGAGAAAAAATGGTGTAGATTCCCTTATGTTGCTTCCAGTTATAGTTGATAAAAAACTTGAGTATGTCATATCTGTGTACATACACGGAAAGGATTACTACATGGATGATGTTTTAGATGTTTTCAGCGAGATATCCAAAGATATATCCTTTGCTATGAAACATATTAAGCAGGAGGAGGATCTGTTTTACAAGGAGTTTTTTGATTCTGTTACACAGGTAGGAAACAGAACATACCTGCTGAAAACCCTTGAAAAATATACCAGTAGAGGAAGAGCTTTTTATCTTATCGTGGCAGATATATACAACTTCAGATATATAAATGAAAAGTATGGTAAAGAGTTTGGAGATAAGCTTCTTAGAGAGTTAGCCCAGAAACTTGATAAACAGCTTGTCTATGAGAACGTGTTCCGTATAGGGAGTGATGAGTTTGCTATAGTTTCTTATGCAACGGATATTTATAGTGTGGTAAATAAAATAAAAGATATTTTTGAAGATATATCTATAAATAATAAAAGATTATCTGTTGGTTTCAATCTGGGAATTGTCAGGTATCCAGATGATGGAGAGGATATCAATGAGCTTCTGATAAAAGGAGAAAGAACTGTAGAAATCGCTAAAAAAGAAGGAAAAAACAAGATAGTGTTTTTTGACAGGGAGAAATATGAGACGGTTGTCCAGACTATATCTATTGAAGAGCAGTTAGAAAAAGCTATAAAAAAAGATGAGTTTATCCTTTACTTTCAACCTATACTGTCTGTGAAAAATAACAGTATCAAAGCTTTTGAGGTTCTGATAAGATGGAAAACAGAGGATGGACAGATAGTTCTCCCTGAAAAGTTTATACAGGTTGCAGAAAGCACAGGTCAGATTAAAGAGATAGACAAAATTGTGGTGCTAAAGGTTCTGAAACTTATTAAAAAAATAGAAAATAAGAAGATAAAATTCCCTTCCAAAAAAGGCAGATTCAAGAATGTATCAAGGGTTAAATTCTCCGTAAATATAACCCCAAGATTTATAAAGGAATTTGTCAGTTTTCTTACAGGTTTAACAGAAGAAGACAGAAAAATCCTCAGTAAAAATGTTGTGATAGAGCTCACAGAAAGGGAATCCTTCGAGGTTTATACAGAAAAAGAAAGTATAAATAGACTTAAGAAAATGGGATTCAAGATCGCTATTGATGATTTTGGAACAGGATACTCCTCTTTAAGCTATATATCGGAACTCAAAATTAACTATCTGAAAATAGACAAAATATTTATAAATAAGATGCTTTCAGACAGAAGAGTACACAGACTCGTCCAGTCTATAATTAATATTGCCAGAACATTTGGAATAAAAACTGTTGCAGAAGGGGTAGAAACGAAAAGACAGTTGGAAGAGCTAAAAAAGTTAGGATGTGATAAATATCAGGGCTACTATTTCAGTCCACCTGTATCACAGGAAGAGTTTGAAAAGTATATAGGGTAG
- a CDS encoding IS1/IS1595 family N-terminal zinc-binding domain-containing protein → MKKRGRPRKYQENIRCPECGSNWCKKFGKNTGKQRYKCNDCGRHFYEGAKYHKHPEKTKLLALKMYTEGMSKSAIARVLNLPYGTVARWTYEIGKFLDQYLERK, encoded by the coding sequence ATGAAGAAGAGGGGAAGACCAAGGAAATATCAAGAAAATATAAGATGTCCAGAATGTGGTTCAAATTGGTGTAAGAAATTTGGAAAAAATACAGGAAAACAAAGATATAAATGTAATGATTGTGGAAGACATTTCTATGAAGGAGCAAAATACCATAAACACCCAGAAAAAACAAAACTACTTGCCTTAAAGATGTATACTGAAGGGATGAGTAAATCTGCTATAGCAAGGGTTTTAAATCTACCTTATGGAACTGTAGCCAGATGGACATATGAAATTGGTAAATTTTTAGACCAGTATTTAGAGAGAAAATAG
- a CDS encoding SIR2 family NAD-dependent protein deacylase, with product MFERKLNNEIQKAKEVLQNADAILITAGAGMGVDSGLPDFRGVEGFWRAYPIAKKLGLRFEELANPRWFRENPKLAWAFYGHRLNLYRKTKPHEGFYLLKKLGERKKGGYFVFTSNVDGQFQKAGFDEKRIVEIHGSIHHLQCTVPCMDDIWSADGIEIDIDMEKFEAKEPLPLCRHCKEIARPNILMFGDWEWISHRTAGQEFLFERWLEKIDDMGYNLAIIEIGAGKAVPTVRMLSERVADNFYGTLIRINPRDYDVPSSRHISIPLGGLEGIKKIIEGIL from the coding sequence ATGTTTGAAAGAAAGTTGAATAATGAAATTCAAAAAGCAAAAGAAGTATTACAAAATGCAGATGCCATTCTTATAACTGCCGGGGCAGGAATGGGAGTTGATAGTGGTCTACCAGATTTCAGGGGAGTTGAGGGATTCTGGAGAGCTTACCCGATCGCAAAAAAATTAGGTCTCAGGTTTGAAGAACTTGCCAACCCCAGATGGTTCAGGGAAAATCCAAAGCTGGCATGGGCTTTCTATGGGCACAGATTAAATCTATACAGAAAGACCAAACCCCATGAAGGTTTTTATCTTCTAAAAAAATTAGGAGAAAGAAAGAAAGGAGGATATTTCGTTTTCACATCAAATGTTGATGGACAGTTCCAGAAGGCAGGTTTTGACGAAAAAAGAATAGTAGAAATTCATGGCTCCATTCATCATCTCCAGTGCACAGTTCCCTGTATGGATGATATATGGTCTGCAGACGGAATAGAAATAGATATTGATATGGAAAAATTTGAAGCAAAGGAGCCATTACCACTGTGCAGACACTGTAAAGAGATAGCAAGACCAAATATTTTGATGTTTGGTGATTGGGAATGGATTTCCCACAGAACTGCCGGACAGGAATTTCTATTTGAAAGATGGTTAGAGAAGATAGATGATATGGGGTATAATCTTGCAATTATTGAGATAGGAGCAGGTAAAGCCGTCCCGACGGTAAGAATGCTCTCTGAAAGGGTAGCTGATAATTTTTATGGAACATTAATCAGAATAAACCCACGGGATTATGATGTTCCTTCTTCCAGACATATATCAATCCCCCTTGGTGGTCTTGAAGGTATCAAAAAGATAATAGAGGGAATTCTTTGA
- a CDS encoding CheR family methyltransferase gives MEDVSSGKLKKLRDFINMKFGIYIDDDKLLSMYKKKFSKLMEQFDYKDFSSFHRDIVFNKNSELVKELISTVTVNETYFFREKHQFDTLINYVLPELDRIRPSSESINILSAPCSTGEEVYSIAIYLLEEGNLIKKRNFLLLGIDIDSEAIRKAREGLYPERSLIKLPENIIKKYFRKEGNLYRISDFLRRSVNFRVVNVLDKYAMKRLGKFDVIFSRNLLIYFDERNRREALSIYYSILKDGGYLFLGHAERVPDDFTLFEKIKLGESYIYRKAEVKDG, from the coding sequence GTGGAAGATGTATCGTCGGGGAAGCTTAAAAAGCTACGGGATTTTATAAATATGAAATTCGGTATTTATATAGACGATGACAAACTTCTTTCAATGTACAAAAAGAAATTTTCAAAGCTGATGGAGCAGTTTGATTATAAAGATTTCTCTTCTTTTCACAGAGATATAGTTTTTAATAAAAATTCTGAGCTGGTAAAAGAGCTTATCAGTACGGTAACGGTAAATGAGACTTATTTTTTCAGAGAAAAGCACCAGTTTGATACACTTATTAATTATGTTTTACCTGAACTTGACAGGATAAGACCTTCATCTGAATCTATAAATATACTGAGTGCCCCCTGCTCTACAGGGGAAGAGGTTTACAGCATAGCTATATATCTTCTTGAAGAGGGAAATTTAATAAAAAAGAGAAATTTTCTTCTGCTTGGGATAGATATAGACAGCGAAGCTATAAGAAAGGCAAGGGAAGGACTGTATCCTGAAAGAAGTCTGATTAAATTACCTGAAAATATTATCAAAAAATATTTTAGGAAAGAAGGAAATCTTTACCGTATATCAGACTTTTTAAGAAGATCTGTTAATTTCAGGGTGGTTAATGTCCTTGATAAATATGCTATGAAAAGACTTGGAAAGTTTGATGTCATATTTTCAAGAAACCTTCTTATATACTTTGACGAAAGAAATAGAAGAGAAGCTCTGTCTATATACTACAGTATATTAAAAGACGGAGGATACCTTTTCTTAGGACATGCAGAAAGGGTACCTGATGATTTTACATTATTTGAGAAAATTAAGTTGGGAGAAAGTTACATTTACAGAAAAGCAGAGGTAAAAGATGGCTAA
- the proC gene encoding pyrroline-5-carboxylate reductase: MFKIGVIGCGNMGEAIIRGLTKSKTVKSTDIIVSDIDPDKVELMVEKYNVAGTSSNRRVVENSEIIFLAVKPKDFLKTVEPIKDFFTEEKVVISVIAGISIQKIKEVIKSIVIRVMPNTPALIGEGAIAVSFEDIDPIKREEIFHLLKSLGSVVEVDESLMDTVTGLSGSGPAYVFMFIEGLIQGGIKGGLSYKQASELAVQTVLGAAKLVKETGEHPSVLRDKVSSPAGTTIYALHKLEEKGLKDAVISAVEEATKRSKKLSQ, encoded by the coding sequence ATGTTTAAGATCGGCGTTATAGGCTGTGGAAATATGGGTGAGGCTATAATAAGGGGTCTTACCAAAAGTAAAACTGTAAAATCTACCGATATTATTGTGTCAGATATAGACCCTGATAAAGTAGAATTAATGGTCGAAAAGTACAATGTAGCAGGGACTTCAAGTAACAGAAGGGTTGTAGAAAACTCTGAGATAATCTTTCTTGCCGTAAAACCTAAAGACTTTCTAAAAACTGTAGAACCTATCAAAGATTTTTTTACAGAAGAGAAGGTAGTTATATCCGTTATTGCAGGAATCAGTATACAGAAAATAAAAGAAGTCATCAAAAGCATTGTTATCAGAGTAATGCCGAATACTCCAGCTCTAATAGGTGAAGGGGCAATCGCAGTAAGTTTCGAGGATATAGATCCTATAAAAAGGGAAGAGATTTTTCATTTACTAAAAAGTCTTGGCAGTGTTGTCGAAGTTGATGAAAGTCTTATGGATACCGTAACAGGTCTGTCTGGAAGTGGACCTGCCTATGTTTTTATGTTTATAGAGGGGCTTATTCAAGGAGGTATAAAGGGGGGACTCTCTTACAAACAGGCTTCTGAGCTTGCAGTCCAGACAGTTTTAGGTGCAGCAAAGCTAGTAAAAGAAACCGGAGAGCATCCATCAGTACTCAGAGATAAGGTCAGTTCTCCAGCAGGAACAACTATCTATGCCCTTCACAAATTAGAAGAAAAAGGTCTGAAAGATGCTGTAATATCTGCTGTAGAGGAAGCGACAAAAAGAAGTAAAAAACTGTCCCAATAA
- a CDS encoding ferredoxin has protein sequence MKVKVSVDQDLCTACALCYDELPEVYEDQGDGIAKVKDDIGGDGAIIEGELAERALEITEECPSGALVTEVVEE, from the coding sequence ATGAAAGTTAAAGTATCAGTAGATCAGGATCTCTGCACAGCATGTGCTCTTTGCTATGACGAGCTCCCAGAAGTTTACGAGGATCAGGGAGACGGAATAGCTAAAGTAAAAGATGATATAGGTGGAGATGGTGCTATTATAGAAGGAGAACTTGCAGAAAGAGCTCTCGAAATCACAGAAGAATGTCCATCTGGTGCTCTTGTAACTGAGGTTGTAGAAGAGTAA
- a CDS encoding 3'-5' exonuclease, with product MFNLTTDEAVFTVIDLETTGFNPERDYIIEIAAIKFQGNIEIDRFWKLIKPDTEFIPPHITKLTGITNAMVIDQPKIKDVLPDFLRFIDDSIIVAHNAKFDISFLNYNTKLYTGKTIKNPSICTDNLARRILPDIDSKSLEHIAYHFNIPYRQKHRALSDAEVTMKIFEKMLSFLEDYNVNRIIDIIKLSEGKKINYREKRKRYV from the coding sequence ATGTTTAACCTTACTACAGATGAAGCAGTTTTTACGGTTATAGACCTTGAAACAACAGGTTTTAATCCTGAAAGAGATTACATAATAGAGATAGCAGCGATAAAATTTCAGGGAAACATAGAGATTGACAGGTTCTGGAAGCTGATAAAGCCAGACACAGAGTTTATACCACCCCATATAACAAAACTGACAGGTATAACAAATGCGATGGTGATAGACCAGCCTAAGATAAAAGATGTTCTTCCTGATTTTCTTAGATTTATAGATGACAGCATAATAGTTGCCCACAATGCAAAGTTTGATATCTCATTTTTGAACTACAATACGAAGCTTTACACAGGTAAGACTATTAAAAATCCCTCTATATGCACAGATAACCTCGCAAGGAGAATTCTTCCAGATATAGACAGTAAATCTTTAGAACATATAGCTTACCACTTTAACATACCCTATAGACAAAAGCACAGAGCACTTTCAGATGCAGAAGTTACCATGAAAATATTTGAAAAAATGCTATCATTTCTTGAAGATTACAACGTGAACAGGATTATTGATATAATAAAGCTTTCTGAAGGGAAAAAGATCAATTACAGAGAAAAAAGGAAACGGTATGTTTAA